A region of Paraburkholderia largidicola DNA encodes the following proteins:
- the fur gene encoding ferric iron uptake transcriptional regulator translates to MTNPTDLKNIGLKATLPRLKILEIFQHSPVRHLTAEDVYRSLLHEELDIGLATVYRVLTQFEQAGLLSRSNFESGKAVFELNEGTHHDHLVCIDCGLVEEFFDPEIENRQQAIAKERGFKLQEHALALYGVCTKDKCPHRKH, encoded by the coding sequence ATGACCAATCCAACCGATCTGAAAAATATCGGACTCAAGGCGACCCTACCGCGCCTCAAGATTCTGGAAATCTTTCAGCACAGCCCGGTGCGCCATCTGACCGCCGAAGATGTCTACCGCAGCCTGCTGCATGAAGAGCTGGATATCGGGCTCGCCACGGTGTACCGCGTGCTCACGCAGTTCGAGCAAGCGGGCCTGCTGTCGCGCAGCAACTTCGAGTCGGGTAAAGCCGTATTTGAGCTGAACGAAGGAACGCACCACGACCATCTGGTGTGTATCGATTGCGGGCTGGTCGAAGAGTTTTTCGACCCTGAAATCGAAAACCGCCAGCAGGCAATCGCGAAAGAACGCGGCTTCAAGCTGCAGGAACACGCGCTGGCGCTGTATGGCGTGTGCACCAAGGACAAATGCCCGCATCGCAAGCATTGA
- a CDS encoding ureidoglycolate lyase produces MNTLRIERLTRDAFAPFGDVIELDGARHYPINEGTTERYHDLAKVDVGTQGGRPLINVFRAQPRAWPIEIAMMERHPLGSQAFVPLSDAPYLIVVAPAGDLDPTGLRAFSTRGWQGVNYARGVWHHPLLALERVSDFLVVDRGGEGPNCDELALPQTWRLERESFETADV; encoded by the coding sequence ATGAACACACTGCGCATCGAGCGCCTGACACGCGACGCGTTCGCTCCATTCGGCGACGTGATCGAACTGGACGGCGCGCGCCACTACCCGATCAACGAAGGCACCACCGAGCGCTACCACGACCTCGCGAAAGTCGATGTCGGCACGCAAGGCGGCCGCCCGCTGATCAACGTGTTTCGCGCGCAGCCGCGTGCATGGCCGATCGAAATCGCGATGATGGAGCGGCATCCGCTTGGCAGCCAGGCGTTCGTGCCGCTATCGGATGCGCCTTATCTGATCGTCGTCGCACCCGCAGGCGATCTCGATCCGACCGGGCTCAGAGCGTTCTCGACGCGCGGCTGGCAGGGCGTCAACTACGCGAGAGGCGTCTGGCATCATCCGTTGCTCGCGTTGGAGCGCGTGAGCGATTTTCTCGTCGTCGATCGCGGCGGTGAGGGGCCGAATTGCGATGAGTTGGCGTTGCCGCAAACGTGGCGTCTGGAGCGTGAATCGTTCGAAACAGCGGACGTTTGA
- the alc gene encoding allantoicase produces the protein MANPILDPNAPAFTRRYMNLADPRLGAKALFASDEFFAPKERMLDPQPAVFIPGKYDDHGKWMDGWETRRKRTTGHDYCVVRLARPGIVHGVDLDTSHFTGNFPPAASIEACYSTDDVPADNADWQTLVPATTLQGNQHHYVEVSDTRAFTHLRVNLYPDGGLARLRVYGQPKRDWERVERGSLLDLAAVENGAYLVAANNQHFGPASQMLMPGRGVNMGDGWETRRRREPGNDWAIVALARPGVIRKVEVDTAHFKGNFPDRCSLQAASVTGGTDDSLVTQAMFWPVLLPEQKLQMDNVHTFSAELTALGPVTHVRFNIYPDGGVSRLRLWGELE, from the coding sequence ATGGCCAATCCGATTCTCGATCCGAACGCACCCGCCTTCACCCGCCGCTACATGAACCTCGCCGATCCGCGTCTGGGCGCGAAGGCGCTCTTTGCCAGCGACGAATTCTTCGCACCCAAAGAGCGGATGCTCGATCCGCAGCCTGCTGTGTTCATCCCCGGCAAATACGACGATCACGGCAAATGGATGGACGGCTGGGAAACGCGCCGCAAGCGCACCACGGGCCACGACTACTGCGTCGTGCGGCTCGCGCGGCCGGGCATCGTGCATGGTGTCGATCTCGACACGAGCCACTTCACGGGCAATTTCCCGCCCGCCGCCTCGATCGAAGCCTGCTATTCGACCGACGACGTCCCCGCCGACAACGCCGACTGGCAAACGCTCGTTCCCGCGACCACGTTGCAGGGCAATCAGCATCACTATGTCGAAGTCAGCGATACGCGCGCGTTCACGCATCTGCGCGTGAATCTGTATCCGGATGGCGGGCTTGCGCGTCTGCGCGTCTACGGGCAACCCAAGCGCGACTGGGAGCGCGTCGAGCGCGGCAGTCTGCTCGATCTGGCCGCAGTCGAAAACGGCGCGTATCTGGTCGCCGCGAACAACCAGCATTTCGGGCCGGCGTCGCAGATGCTGATGCCTGGGCGCGGCGTGAACATGGGCGATGGCTGGGAAACGCGCCGGCGCCGCGAGCCGGGCAACGACTGGGCGATCGTCGCGCTCGCGCGGCCGGGCGTGATCCGCAAGGTCGAAGTGGACACGGCGCACTTCAAGGGTAATTTCCCCGATCGCTGCTCGCTGCAGGCGGCGTCCGTGACGGGCGGCACCGACGATTCGCTCGTCACGCAAGCGATGTTCTGGCCTGTTCTGTTGCCCGAACAGAAACTGCAGATGGACAACGTGCATACGTTCAGCGCCGAACTCACCGCGCTCGGTCCCGTGACGCACGTGCGGTTCAACATTTACCCGGACGGCGGCGTGTCGCGGCTGCGCCTGTGGGGCGAACTCGAATAA
- a CDS encoding C4-dicarboxylate transporter DctA encodes MLKFFNSLFGRVVIALVAGIVLGALFPHFAQSLRPLGDGFLKLIKMVIGPIVFCVVVSGMAHAGDLKKVGRVGLKAVVYFEIMTTIALVIGAVLAYATRPGVGMNIDLRTLDAGSLATYTEHAKSLKDTAGFLLKIIPDTAIDAFAKGDILQILVFSVLVGSALSLLGPRAQRVNDLIDELAQVFFRVMSFIIKLAPLGVLGAIAFTTGTYGVESLKQLGMLVVVFYASCIVFVAVVLGIVMRLAGFSVFKLIRYLREELSIVLGTASSDAVLPQIMRKLEWMGVKDSTVGLVIPTGYSFNLDGFSIYLTLAVIFIAQATNTPLSMHDLIVVVLVSLVTSKGAHGIPGSAIVILAATLSAIPAIPVLGLVLILPVDWFVGIARALTNLIGNCVATVVVAVWENDIDKARARHVLNLDSDYRFVPASTDHDDNASHANPAHAV; translated from the coding sequence GTGTTGAAGTTTTTCAATTCGCTGTTTGGCCGGGTGGTGATCGCTCTCGTGGCGGGCATCGTGCTCGGAGCGCTATTTCCGCATTTCGCGCAGTCGCTGCGCCCATTGGGCGACGGCTTTCTCAAGCTGATCAAGATGGTGATCGGGCCGATCGTGTTTTGCGTGGTCGTCAGCGGCATGGCGCACGCAGGTGATCTGAAGAAGGTGGGACGCGTCGGCCTGAAAGCCGTCGTCTACTTCGAAATCATGACGACGATCGCGCTCGTGATCGGCGCGGTGCTCGCGTATGCGACGCGGCCGGGCGTCGGCATGAACATCGATCTGCGTACGCTCGACGCCGGCTCGCTGGCCACTTATACCGAGCACGCTAAGAGCCTGAAGGACACGGCCGGTTTCCTGCTGAAGATCATCCCCGACACCGCGATCGATGCGTTCGCGAAAGGCGACATCCTGCAGATTCTCGTGTTCTCCGTGCTGGTCGGCTCCGCGCTGTCGCTGCTCGGGCCGCGAGCGCAGCGCGTCAACGATCTGATCGACGAACTCGCGCAAGTGTTCTTCCGCGTGATGAGCTTCATCATCAAGCTCGCGCCGCTCGGCGTGCTGGGCGCGATCGCGTTCACCACGGGCACCTATGGCGTCGAGTCGCTCAAGCAGCTCGGCATGCTCGTCGTCGTGTTCTACGCGAGCTGCATCGTGTTCGTCGCCGTGGTGCTGGGTATCGTGATGCGTCTCGCCGGGTTCAGCGTGTTCAAGCTGATCCGCTACCTGCGCGAGGAACTGTCGATCGTGCTCGGCACCGCTTCGTCGGATGCCGTGCTGCCGCAGATCATGCGCAAGCTCGAATGGATGGGCGTGAAGGATTCGACCGTCGGTCTGGTGATTCCGACTGGCTACTCGTTCAACCTCGACGGTTTCTCGATCTATCTGACGCTCGCCGTGATCTTCATCGCGCAGGCGACGAATACGCCGCTGTCGATGCACGATCTGATCGTCGTCGTGCTGGTGTCGCTGGTGACGTCGAAGGGCGCGCACGGCATTCCCGGCTCGGCGATCGTGATTCTCGCCGCGACGCTCTCGGCGATTCCCGCGATTCCCGTGCTCGGCCTCGTGCTGATCCTGCCCGTCGACTGGTTTGTCGGCATCGCCCGCGCGCTGACGAACCTGATCGGCAACTGCGTCGCGACCGTCGTCGTCGCCGTGTGGGAAAACGATATCGACAAGGCGCGCGCCCGCCATGTGCTGAATCTCGACAGCGACTATCGCTTCGTCCCCGCCAGCACCGATCACGACGACAACGCGAGCCACGCGAACCCGGCGCACGCCGTCTGA